A region of Streptomyces sp. NBC_01788 DNA encodes the following proteins:
- a CDS encoding SSI family serine proteinase inhibitor has product MTHLTKAATTRLRHGLTAAVALLLAGAAPASATHRPAAQSDWLYLTVAHGDARAGDARGVLLLCDPPQGHAHAADACAQLRSSGGDIHAIPHKDALCPMIYAPVTAHARGQWQGRPVDYTESFSNTCEMGARTGDVFDVTP; this is encoded by the coding sequence ATGACCCACCTCACCAAGGCGGCCACGACCCGCCTGCGGCACGGCCTGACGGCCGCGGTCGCCCTCCTGCTCGCCGGCGCCGCCCCGGCCTCGGCCACCCACCGGCCCGCCGCCCAGTCCGACTGGCTCTACCTCACGGTCGCCCACGGCGACGCCCGCGCCGGGGACGCCCGCGGTGTCCTGCTCCTGTGCGACCCGCCCCAGGGCCACGCCCACGCGGCCGACGCCTGCGCGCAGCTCCGCTCGTCCGGCGGCGACATCCACGCCATCCCGCACAAGGACGCTCTCTGCCCGATGATCTACGCCCCCGTCACGGCCCACGCCCGCGGCCAGTGGCAGGGCCGCCCGGTCGACTACACGGAGAGCTTCTCCAACACCTGCGAAATGGGCGCCAGGACAGGCGACGTCTTCGACGTCACCCCCTGA
- a CDS encoding M14 family zinc carboxypeptidase has product MSLLPELRYPSVAELVTSAQALAASRPDRCVLRQVGHSSAGRPLHLLSVGHARRAVLVVAGAHANEPTGGSTLLAVARRVLHEERLRADTSWHFLLCADPDGASLHVTPAPRSLLDYHLGFFRPAGPEQPEWSPSVLPPDRLPPETRALTGVIDELRPYLQVTLHGTDLGGSWVQLTRDVPGLAEPFGKSAARLHIPVDTGASDAAGWPVSGPGVRVMPGAGADPAYPSMPDDARHSTWFHPHRYGGMTAVVEVPMWASDLVDDPAPHPAPAAAIRRLAHRLLRDAREVELVLADALPRLHGADGPLLRAAKWGLSLVPGLASDWLHTPPADTTMAYVGSVDAFGRRLPLRAAAMLLRTLRETDDRAAPDLEHLVTTWSESFAHRFHARWVPLEHQIEHQSHTVLTTAHQAGTPPA; this is encoded by the coding sequence GTGAGTCTCCTGCCGGAGTTGCGCTACCCCAGTGTTGCCGAACTGGTGACCTCCGCCCAGGCGTTGGCCGCGTCCCGGCCGGACCGGTGCGTGCTGAGGCAGGTCGGCCACTCAAGCGCGGGACGACCGCTGCACCTGCTGTCCGTCGGGCACGCCCGGCGGGCGGTGCTGGTGGTCGCGGGCGCCCACGCCAACGAGCCCACCGGTGGCTCCACCCTCCTCGCCGTCGCACGCCGTGTGCTGCACGAGGAGCGGTTGCGGGCGGACACCTCCTGGCACTTCCTGCTGTGCGCGGACCCGGACGGCGCGAGTCTGCACGTGACTCCGGCCCCGCGCAGTCTGCTCGACTACCACCTCGGCTTCTTCCGGCCCGCCGGGCCCGAGCAGCCGGAGTGGTCGCCCTCCGTGCTGCCGCCCGACCGGCTGCCGCCCGAGACGCGTGCCCTGACCGGCGTGATCGACGAGCTGCGGCCCTACCTCCAGGTGACGCTGCACGGCACCGACCTGGGCGGAAGCTGGGTGCAGTTGACCCGCGACGTGCCCGGGCTCGCCGAGCCGTTCGGCAAGTCGGCGGCGCGGCTGCACATACCGGTGGACACGGGCGCCTCGGACGCGGCGGGCTGGCCGGTGTCCGGGCCCGGGGTGCGGGTGATGCCGGGGGCGGGCGCGGACCCGGCGTATCCGAGCATGCCGGACGACGCGCGGCACAGCACCTGGTTCCATCCGCACCGGTACGGCGGCATGACCGCGGTCGTGGAGGTGCCGATGTGGGCGAGCGACCTCGTGGACGACCCCGCGCCGCATCCCGCCCCGGCGGCGGCGATACGGCGGCTGGCGCACCGGCTGCTGCGGGACGCGCGGGAGGTGGAGCTGGTGCTCGCCGACGCGCTGCCGCGACTGCACGGGGCCGACGGGCCGCTGCTGCGGGCGGCGAAGTGGGGGCTGAGCCTGGTGCCGGGGCTGGCCTCGGACTGGCTCCACACGCCGCCCGCGGACACCACGATGGCGTACGTCGGCAGCGTGGACGCCTTCGGCCGCCGCCTGCCACTGCGGGCCGCGGCGATGCTCCTGCGCACCCTGCGCGAGACCGACGACCGCGCGGCCCCGGACCTGGAGCACCTGGTGACCACCTGGAGCGAGTCCTTCGCCCACCGCTTCCACGCCCGCTGGGTCCCCCTGGAACACCAGATCGAACACCAGAGCCACACAGTCCTCACCACGGCCCACCAGGCCGGCACCCCACCCGCTTGA
- a CDS encoding DUF1707 and FHA domain-containing protein, with protein sequence MTSPSESHAFPARLSDAERDKALKVLRDGVAMGRLSHDTFVRRMELALAARRPDELAVLTSDLRAEGRVSRLVFGTVEAVSGFGVRVRRAWQAERLPKLLLPHAGSGHPLRIGRDPACGLRLSHETVSRVHAELRHQGGMWVLRDLGSTNGTTVNGRRVVGAAVVRAGDQVGFGQVAYRLSAN encoded by the coding sequence GTGACGTCGCCCTCTGAGTCCCACGCGTTCCCCGCGCGGCTGTCCGACGCGGAGCGCGACAAGGCGCTGAAGGTGCTCCGTGACGGCGTCGCGATGGGCCGGCTGTCCCACGACACGTTCGTACGGCGGATGGAGCTGGCCCTGGCCGCCCGCCGGCCGGACGAACTCGCCGTGCTCACCTCCGACCTGCGCGCCGAGGGGCGCGTGTCCCGGCTGGTGTTCGGCACGGTCGAGGCGGTGTCCGGCTTCGGCGTACGGGTGCGGCGGGCCTGGCAGGCCGAGCGGCTGCCCAAGCTGCTGCTGCCGCACGCCGGGAGCGGTCACCCGTTGCGCATAGGGCGCGATCCGGCGTGCGGTCTGCGGCTGTCCCACGAGACGGTCTCCCGGGTGCACGCCGAGCTGCGGCACCAGGGCGGGATGTGGGTGCTGCGGGACCTCGGCTCGACCAACGGCACGACCGTCAACGGGCGGCGCGTGGTCGGCGCGGCCGTCGTGCGCGCGGGGGACCAGGTGGGATTCGGGCAGGTGGCGTACCGGCTCTCCGCGAACTGA
- a CDS encoding PDZ domain-containing protein: MESREQTALRPKPMPGQEPGGEPGPVRRPPAPRRRRGRRLAALACGVLAGIALILSGVGLATVAGMTRQAPTEPRPQAGAQARAAPTPAAAPAPVPVRPTLGLEVVDDDTPGARVVGVHVPGPGYTAGLVRGDVLLTFAGTRLATATDLARAVAASDPGRAVPLTVRHATGTYQQLTVTPGIVT, translated from the coding sequence ATGGAGTCCAGGGAACAGACGGCGTTGCGTCCCAAGCCGATGCCCGGACAGGAGCCCGGCGGCGAGCCCGGGCCGGTACGGCGGCCGCCCGCCCCGCGCCGCCGCCGTGGCCGCCGCCTGGCGGCCCTGGCGTGCGGGGTGCTCGCCGGGATCGCCCTGATCCTGTCCGGCGTCGGCCTCGCCACGGTGGCCGGCATGACCCGGCAGGCCCCCACCGAGCCGCGGCCGCAGGCGGGTGCGCAGGCGCGCGCGGCTCCGACGCCCGCCGCCGCACCCGCGCCCGTGCCGGTGCGCCCGACCCTCGGCCTGGAGGTGGTGGACGACGACACACCCGGAGCCCGGGTGGTCGGCGTCCACGTCCCGGGCCCCGGCTACACGGCGGGCCTGGTCCGCGGCGACGTACTGCTCACCTTCGCCGGAACCCGCCTGGCCACGGCGACGGACCTGGCCCGCGCCGTCGCCGCCTCCGACCCGGGCCGGGCAGTCCCCCTCACGGTCCGCCACGCCACCGGCACCTACCAACAGCTGACGGTCACCCCGGGCATCGTCACCTGA
- a CDS encoding aminoglycoside phosphotransferase family protein codes for MTQAPTPTADTVRRLVRTLLKDGQDTAPGPEIRPVAEGGEHSTWWVGARHVLRLAPDREAAARQRRELRLREVVRPHLPVAVPVSVAHGEWAPGLTYTLDTRISGGTAGEHDVSAVGEDDLAGLFSGLREVPARQARNLGVPRTAPRSLEALRRMAVRAAERLGAADEFDPARMAQLAAPAAAQLAAQPGTAVLVHHDLKGEHLVVSADGRVRGVLDWTGAVVGDPAEDIAGVAVAVGSPAAVRAATLAGYSARPCLRGLWLARCDTVIRLAARLEGRGDAPLPLLRAQLRHAWEAILLERVTEFREDTGDTGDPGDIGDTGATGE; via the coding sequence ATGACCCAGGCACCGACACCCACCGCGGACACCGTCCGCAGACTGGTCCGCACCCTGCTCAAGGACGGCCAGGACACCGCCCCCGGACCCGAGATCCGGCCCGTCGCCGAGGGCGGCGAGCACTCCACCTGGTGGGTCGGCGCCCGCCATGTGCTGCGCCTGGCCCCTGACCGTGAGGCCGCCGCGCGCCAGCGCCGCGAACTGCGCCTGCGCGAAGTGGTCCGCCCGCACCTTCCGGTCGCGGTCCCCGTCAGCGTCGCGCACGGCGAGTGGGCACCCGGGCTGACGTACACGCTGGACACCCGGATCAGCGGCGGCACGGCCGGCGAGCACGACGTCTCCGCCGTCGGCGAGGACGACCTGGCCGGGCTGTTCAGCGGGCTGCGCGAGGTCCCCGCCCGGCAGGCCCGGAACCTCGGCGTACCGCGCACCGCGCCGCGCTCCCTGGAGGCGCTGCGCCGCATGGCCGTGCGCGCCGCCGAACGCCTCGGCGCCGCCGACGAGTTCGACCCCGCGCGGATGGCCCAGCTCGCCGCGCCCGCCGCGGCCCAGCTCGCCGCCCAGCCCGGTACCGCCGTGCTCGTCCACCACGATCTCAAGGGCGAGCACCTGGTGGTGAGCGCCGACGGCCGGGTGCGCGGGGTCCTCGACTGGACCGGTGCCGTGGTCGGCGACCCCGCCGAGGACATCGCCGGCGTCGCCGTCGCCGTCGGTTCCCCCGCCGCGGTGCGCGCCGCCACCCTCGCCGGCTACAGCGCCCGGCCCTGCCTGCGCGGCCTGTGGCTGGCCCGGTGCGACACCGTGATCCGCCTCGCAGCGCGCCTCGAAGGGCGCGGCGACGCCCCGCTGCCGCTCCTCAGGGCCCAGCTGCGCCACGCCTGGGAGGCGATCCTGCTGGAGCGGGTGACGGAGTTCCGGGAGGACACCGGGGACACCGGGGACCCGGGCGACATCGGCGACACGGGGGCCACCGGGGAATAG
- a CDS encoding aminopeptidase P family protein produces MTGIALAPFSADDYRVRLERAARAAAEAGLAGLLVAPGPDLVWLTGYAPTAVTERLTLLVLAAGREGVEPVLVVPTLEAPDAAKASGASALALRDWTDGTDPYAVTAALLDESGRFGISDNTWAMHLLALQQALPGTSYASLTEALPMLRAVKDAAEVELLAAAGAAADAAFEEIRAVRFSGRRESEVAADLAGLLRRFGHSQVDFTIVGSGPNGANPHHEVGDRVIESGDMVVLDFGGLKDGYGSDTTRTVHVGEPTDEERRVHDIVREAQEAGFRAVRPGVSCQEVDRAARAVITRAGYGEFFIHRTGHGIGVTTHEPPYMIEGEEQPLVPGMCFSVEPGIYLPGRFGVRIEDIVTVTEDGGRRLNDTTREMVIVD; encoded by the coding sequence ATGACCGGCATCGCGCTCGCGCCCTTCAGCGCCGACGACTACAGGGTCCGGCTGGAACGCGCCGCCCGGGCGGCGGCCGAGGCCGGGCTGGCCGGACTGCTGGTGGCGCCCGGGCCGGACCTGGTGTGGCTGACCGGGTACGCGCCCACCGCCGTCACCGAACGGCTCACCCTGCTCGTCCTGGCCGCCGGACGCGAAGGCGTCGAGCCTGTTCTCGTAGTGCCCACCCTGGAGGCCCCGGACGCCGCCAAGGCGTCCGGCGCGTCCGCCCTGGCCCTGCGGGACTGGACCGACGGCACCGACCCCTACGCCGTCACCGCGGCCCTCCTCGACGAGAGCGGCCGGTTCGGCATCAGCGACAACACCTGGGCCATGCACCTGCTCGCCCTGCAACAGGCGCTGCCGGGAACCTCGTACGCCTCCCTCACCGAGGCCCTGCCCATGCTGCGCGCGGTGAAGGACGCCGCCGAGGTGGAACTGCTCGCGGCAGCGGGGGCGGCCGCCGACGCCGCGTTCGAGGAGATCCGCGCCGTGCGCTTCTCCGGCCGCCGCGAGTCCGAGGTCGCCGCCGACCTCGCCGGCCTGCTGCGGCGCTTCGGACACTCCCAGGTCGACTTCACCATCGTCGGCTCAGGACCCAACGGCGCCAACCCGCACCACGAGGTGGGCGACCGCGTCATCGAAAGCGGTGACATGGTCGTCCTCGACTTCGGCGGCCTCAAGGACGGCTACGGCTCCGACACCACCCGCACCGTGCACGTCGGCGAGCCGACCGACGAGGAGCGGCGGGTGCACGACATCGTCCGCGAGGCCCAGGAGGCCGGCTTCCGGGCCGTACGCCCCGGCGTCTCCTGCCAGGAGGTCGACCGCGCCGCCCGCGCGGTCATCACCCGGGCCGGGTACGGCGAGTTCTTCATCCACCGCACCGGCCACGGCATCGGCGTCACCACGCACGAGCCGCCGTACATGATCGAGGGCGAGGAGCAGCCCCTCGTGCCCGGCATGTGCTTCTCCGTGGAGCCCGGCATCTACCTGCCCGGCCGCTTCGGGGTGCGCATCGAGGACATCGTCACCGTGACCGAGGACGGGGGCCGCCGCCTCAACGACACGACCCGGGAGATGGTCATAGTGGACTGA
- the cyc2 gene encoding germacradienol/geosmin synthase Cyc2 — MTQQPFELPHFYMPYPARLNPNVDEARAHSTQWARDMGMLEGSGIWEQSDLDAHDYGLLCAYTHPDCDGPALSLITDWYVWVFFFDDHFLETFKRSQDRGGGKAYLDRLPLFMPLDPETPVPEPRNPVEAGLADLWARTVPSMSADWRRRFAVATEHLLNESMWELSNINEGRIANPVEYIEMRRKVGGAPWSAGLVEYATAEVPASVAEARPLRVLMETFSDAVHLRNDLFSYQREVEDEGELSNGVLVLETFFGCTTQEAADSVNDVLTSRLHQFEHTALTEVPALALENGLTPAETAAVAAYAKGLQDWQSGGHEWHTRSSRYMNERARPTNPWQRPAGPGTSAADVGALLAAAGMERLRAYTHVPYEKVGPSRIPDLHMPYPLGLSPHLDRSRGTLVDWCHRMGILEEGVWDEDKLAAYDLALCSAGIDPDATPEALDLSAQWLAFGTYGDDYYPLVYGQRRDLVAAKATTARLSACMPVEEEAAPVPLNAMERSLTDLWARTTAEMTPDQRRTLKHAIDSMTESWVWELSNQIQNRVPDPVDYLEMRRATFGSDLTLSLCRMGYGPAIPAEVYRSGPVRSLENAAVDYACLLNDVFSYQKEIEYEGEIHNAILVVQHFFGIDYPAALKVVQDLINQRMRQFEHVVGHELPVVYDDFGLSEEARAAMIGYVADLQNWMAGILNWHRNVDRYKAEWLGSRAHAFLPDRAPASALPVG; from the coding sequence ATGACGCAGCAGCCCTTCGAACTCCCGCACTTCTACATGCCGTATCCCGCGCGGCTCAACCCGAACGTCGACGAGGCACGCGCCCACTCGACGCAATGGGCGCGCGACATGGGCATGCTGGAGGGCTCCGGGATCTGGGAGCAGTCCGACCTCGACGCGCACGACTACGGACTGCTCTGCGCCTACACCCACCCCGACTGCGACGGACCGGCCCTGTCGCTCATCACCGACTGGTACGTGTGGGTCTTCTTCTTCGACGACCACTTCCTGGAGACCTTCAAGCGCAGCCAGGACCGCGGGGGCGGCAAGGCCTACCTGGACCGGCTTCCCCTGTTCATGCCCCTCGACCCCGAAACCCCCGTCCCCGAGCCCCGCAACCCGGTCGAGGCCGGCCTCGCCGACCTGTGGGCGCGTACGGTGCCGTCGATGTCGGCCGACTGGCGCCGCCGGTTCGCGGTGGCCACCGAGCACCTGCTGAACGAGTCCATGTGGGAGCTGTCGAACATCAACGAGGGGCGGATCGCCAACCCCGTCGAGTACATCGAGATGCGCCGCAAGGTCGGCGGCGCGCCCTGGTCGGCGGGGCTGGTGGAGTACGCGACCGCCGAAGTGCCCGCCTCCGTCGCCGAGGCCCGGCCGCTGAGGGTGCTGATGGAGACGTTCTCCGACGCCGTGCACCTGCGCAACGACCTGTTCTCCTACCAGCGGGAGGTCGAGGACGAGGGGGAGTTGAGCAACGGCGTCCTGGTCCTGGAGACCTTCTTCGGATGCACCACCCAGGAGGCCGCCGACTCCGTCAACGACGTCCTCACCTCCCGGCTGCACCAGTTCGAGCACACCGCGCTCACCGAAGTGCCCGCGTTGGCCCTGGAGAACGGCCTCACCCCGGCCGAGACCGCGGCGGTGGCGGCGTACGCCAAGGGGCTGCAGGACTGGCAGTCCGGCGGCCACGAGTGGCACACGCGCTCCAGCCGGTACATGAACGAGCGGGCCCGGCCCACCAACCCCTGGCAGCGGCCCGCGGGCCCCGGCACCTCGGCGGCCGACGTGGGCGCGCTGCTCGCGGCCGCCGGGATGGAAAGGCTGCGCGCGTACACGCACGTGCCGTACGAGAAGGTCGGCCCGTCCCGCATCCCCGACCTCCACATGCCCTACCCGCTGGGGCTGAGCCCCCATCTGGACCGCTCCCGGGGAACGCTCGTCGACTGGTGCCACCGCATGGGCATCCTCGAAGAGGGCGTGTGGGACGAGGACAAGCTCGCCGCCTACGATCTGGCGCTGTGCTCGGCCGGAATCGACCCGGACGCCACGCCCGAGGCGCTCGACCTGAGCGCCCAGTGGCTCGCCTTCGGCACCTACGGCGACGACTACTACCCGCTGGTCTACGGTCAGCGCCGCGATCTGGTCGCCGCGAAGGCGACCACGGCCCGCCTGTCGGCCTGCATGCCCGTGGAGGAGGAGGCAGCGCCCGTCCCGCTCAACGCCATGGAGCGGAGCCTGACCGACCTGTGGGCGCGCACCACCGCGGAGATGACCCCCGACCAGCGGCGCACCCTGAAGCACGCGATCGACTCCATGACCGAGAGCTGGGTGTGGGAGCTGTCCAACCAGATCCAGAACCGCGTCCCCGACCCGGTCGACTACCTGGAGATGCGGCGCGCCACCTTCGGCTCCGACCTCACCCTGAGCCTGTGCCGGATGGGATACGGCCCGGCCATCCCCGCGGAGGTCTACCGCAGCGGCCCGGTCCGCTCCCTGGAGAACGCGGCGGTCGACTACGCCTGCCTGCTCAACGACGTCTTCTCGTACCAGAAGGAGATCGAGTACGAGGGCGAGATCCACAACGCGATCCTGGTCGTGCAGCACTTCTTCGGCATCGACTACCCGGCCGCACTCAAGGTCGTGCAGGACCTGATCAACCAGCGCATGCGGCAGTTCGAGCATGTCGTCGGCCACGAACTGCCCGTGGTCTATGACGACTTCGGGCTGTCCGAGGAGGCGCGGGCGGCCATGATCGGCTATGTAGCCGACCTGCAGAACTGGATGGCGGGCATCCTCAACTGGCACCGGAACGTCGACCGCTACAAGGCCGAGTGGCTGGGCAGCCGGGCCCACGCCTTCCTGCCGGACCGCGCGCCGGCCTCCGCCCTCCCCGTGGGCTGA
- the treZ gene encoding malto-oligosyltrehalose trehalohydrolase, translated as MQFEVWAPQAGRVTLQCDGATRVLERDPEREGWWTGEADARDGSRYGFALDDGPVLPDPRSPRQPDGPDGLSAVVEHTRYAWRSADRAGRPLPGAVMYELHIGTYTPEGTFDAAAERLPHLVELGVTHVELMPVCPFPGRHGWGYDGVSLWAVHEPYGGPEGLKRFVDRAHELGLGVVLDVVHNHLGPSGNHLPRFGPYFTDTHHTPWGAAVNLDAPGSDEVRRFLVGSALAWLRDYRIDGLRLDAVHALVDTRACHFLEELSTAVHALSADLGRRPFLIAESDLNDPRLITPRAEGGLGLDAQWNDDFHHALHSALTGEAQGYYADFGRAPLAAVAKTLTGGYFHDGTYSGFRGRHHGRPLDRTRVAGHRLLGYSQTHDQIGNRARGDRLSMLLAGSPGLLACAATLTLTAPFTPMLFMGEEWAAGTPWQYFTDHTDPELAEAVRRGRRREFAEHGWAEADVPDPQDPATRDRSCLDWSEPGREPHARVLAWYRRLTALRQEQPDLTDPDLADTKVAYDEEARWFAFRRGDVLVALNLAETPAEIPLGNRPVEVLAAWEPVTAPGADGVLHVPAESCAVLVQH; from the coding sequence GTGCAGTTCGAGGTGTGGGCACCACAGGCCGGCCGTGTGACGCTCCAGTGCGACGGCGCCACGCGCGTGTTGGAGCGCGATCCGGAGCGGGAGGGGTGGTGGACGGGTGAGGCCGACGCGCGCGACGGCTCGCGGTACGGATTCGCGCTGGACGACGGCCCGGTGCTGCCCGATCCGCGCTCGCCCCGGCAGCCGGACGGACCGGACGGGCTGAGCGCGGTCGTCGAGCACACGCGGTACGCGTGGCGCTCCGCCGACCGGGCCGGGCGCCCGCTGCCCGGCGCGGTCATGTACGAGTTGCACATCGGCACGTACACGCCCGAGGGCACCTTCGACGCGGCCGCCGAGCGGTTGCCGCACCTGGTGGAACTGGGCGTCACCCACGTGGAGTTGATGCCGGTGTGCCCCTTCCCCGGCCGGCACGGCTGGGGCTACGACGGGGTGTCGCTGTGGGCGGTGCACGAGCCGTACGGCGGCCCCGAGGGCCTGAAGCGCTTCGTCGACCGGGCCCACGAGCTGGGCCTCGGCGTGGTCCTGGACGTGGTGCACAACCACCTGGGCCCGTCGGGCAACCATCTGCCGCGGTTCGGGCCCTACTTCACCGACACCCACCACACCCCCTGGGGCGCCGCCGTCAACCTGGACGCGCCCGGCTCGGACGAGGTGCGCCGGTTCCTGGTCGGCAGCGCGCTCGCCTGGCTGCGCGACTACCGGATCGACGGTCTGCGCCTGGACGCGGTGCACGCGCTCGTGGACACGCGCGCGTGCCACTTCCTGGAGGAACTGTCGACGGCCGTGCACGCGCTCTCCGCCGACCTGGGCCGCCGTCCGTTCCTGATCGCGGAGTCGGACCTGAACGACCCGCGGCTCATCACCCCGCGCGCGGAGGGCGGCCTCGGCCTCGACGCCCAGTGGAACGACGACTTCCACCACGCGCTGCACTCGGCGCTCACCGGCGAGGCCCAGGGCTACTACGCCGACTTCGGGCGGGCCCCGCTCGCGGCGGTCGCCAAGACGCTCACCGGCGGCTACTTCCACGACGGTACGTACTCCGGCTTCCGGGGGCGCCACCACGGCCGCCCGCTGGACCGCACCCGGGTGGCCGGGCACCGGCTGCTCGGCTACAGCCAGACCCACGACCAGATCGGCAACCGCGCCCGGGGCGACCGCCTGTCCATGCTGCTCGCCGGCTCCCCCGGGCTGCTGGCCTGCGCGGCCACGCTGACGCTGACCGCGCCGTTCACGCCGATGCTGTTCATGGGCGAGGAGTGGGCGGCCGGCACGCCGTGGCAGTACTTCACCGACCACACCGACCCGGAACTCGCGGAGGCGGTGCGCCGGGGCCGGCGGCGGGAGTTCGCCGAGCACGGCTGGGCGGAGGCGGACGTGCCCGACCCGCAGGACCCGGCGACCCGCGACCGCTCCTGCCTGGACTGGTCCGAGCCGGGACGCGAGCCGCACGCGCGCGTGCTGGCCTGGTACCGCCGGCTGACCGCGCTGCGGCAGGAGCAGCCCGACCTCACCGACCCCGATCTCGCCGACACCAAGGTGGCCTACGACGAGGAGGCCCGCTGGTTCGCCTTCCGGCGCGGGGACGTGCTGGTGGCGCTCAATCTCGCCGAGACGCCGGCGGAGATCCCCCTCGGCAACCGCCCCGTCGAGGTGCTGGCCGCCTGGGAGCCGGTCACGGCCCCCGGGGCGGACGGGGTGCTGCACGTGCCCGCGGAGTCGTGCGCGGTGCTGGTGCAGCACTGA